The Sebastes umbrosus isolate fSebUmb1 chromosome 4, fSebUmb1.pri, whole genome shotgun sequence genomic sequence ACTTTTCTCCTGTTATACTGATTTCTAATTCTAATTTCACAGAGACCTTCTACCTTTGAAATAACCCGTTAACCAGCTGAGCTTTAATCTGCTTTGACCACACAGGGGCACTGTACTCTCACAAGCTGAACTCAAACACACTGTGAGGGATTCCCTTCTGTCCACACTGAGGAGTATATTACCTAAACTCAAACAGATAATGTCCTGGTAGAAAATTACCAGGACATTTTCCATTAAGTTTACGGACATTTTCTTCAACCATAAAACTTAAATTTCTGTTGGTTTACAGGATGTCCTCCGCACCATTCACGGACACTTCTGTTAATCCTAAAACGGAAAATtctgtagatttacagtatatcttcCGTACCGAGCCAAATAGCAGGCCCAacctttacattctggagggagaaCAGACGCCAAAGCCTGCATTTGTACGTTACCTATCGGTCTTTGCGGACCACCTGAGGCTAGAACTGGAGCTAACTCTACCTGACGTccactgaagtctaaaatataagTATTGGTAAAAACTAAATTACAATACCAAACTTGAGTTAGtctcaaaataagtcaacaaaaAAGCTTTTCAACTAAAACGATACCGAGCTAACATTAAGTCCTTAACATAAATCATTTTGGTTCAacattaattgttgatttttttaccACAGAAGTGTGAGAAAGGTTTTTCCACATCCAAACTAAACTTTGCCGTGTGTGATGGTCTCTGCCTCTTCCGACTTTCGCGCTAACGGAAGTTCTTGTTCCCACAACGCAATGCGTATTTTAAAAATAAGGGTAAAAATTCCTTCATATTAACACGGCCCGTATTTTTACGGACTTTTCTTGGAGTGTACAGCACTGACTTATAACCGTATGTTGGCAAAGTTAAGGTCTGCGGACCATCAAGCGTGTTTTAGTAGGTAAGCTGGAGGTTGACGAATAAAGGAACagatacatttttatgttatattattcattACATATCAGCACAAAGGGAAAATGTTTAACACTCCTCAAAGTctccagcaaatgtttggcactCAGTTTAGTTGTAGTTGGATTGACATTGATTGGTTTGAAATACCCTAATTTCTAAACAATCAATTaagcgtctctctctctctccatgaaTAAGTATACCATGCTCAAACAACTCTGTATCTTCTGGggtcataaaaatgttttggGTAATAATTTTGAGAAAAACTGGTTAATTCTGTACCAAGTTATACTGACCGACAGCGAATCTATATCACTGGTTTCAGTGAAGCTTTAAACACAAGCTTCAGCAGGAAGACACTTATTCTCATTTTCTAATTAAAGCAGGAATCCACCTCCCAGTTCTCATCTAATTAACTcactgagctgagctgtctgcTGGTTTCTCTGTTTAACCCCTGAAGCAACTTTAAGGTTAGAAGAATCTCCTTATTCCACTCTGGCAggacagtattattattatgtttagggctgcaactaaccaatatatatagtttttgttAATCATTGAGTCTATAACAATAGTATAGAAACAGGAAATGTGTCCAGCagtttaaaatgcaaataatttacaaagatataaaacagtaaagCAACAAATCTActcatttgagaagctgcagaTATATGATGATGTCTTGTGCACATTTGTCCCAAGAAAAAAATCATCCTGACGTTATTGTTTTTAACAATATTTGGTTGTAAAAATGACCGTCCCACCAAACTTCAGAGGCTAAACTACAAATTGAATTCAAAACCGTTAAACCCCATTTTTATTAGATGAAATGTGTGGAATTTAATGAGGCTCCCTTAACAATTAAAATGTCTCTGTCCTCCTGCTGGTGGACCTCCTTTAATGGAGATTACAAACACATGGCTGTGAGCACACACagtgaagacagacagacacacactgaggcGTTAAACCTTGCAGCTGTCTGTTTTACCACACACTGTCTGGACTGTGGGAGGTCAAAAATAGTTTGTCCCACAACAAGAAAAGTAGGACAATAAGTAAGAGAGAGTGTTTTAATATCCTTAGCAGAGTCATCCTCTCTCTTACACTCTTTATCTTTATAACCTTGCATTGCTGTCACCACTATACTGTGACTGTAGCGTCTATTTATGTTCATTACCTCATGTTAAATGCCTGTGGAGCTGCTATAAGAGGACTTTCTCATTCACTCAGAGGAGAACCACATTtgttattacaaaaaaaaaacataattaattgTGACACTAATCAGAAGGATGTattgaggtatttatttattttgtcttatcttttattttatttgtttgataagtgaaatacatgaaatgtcatgtctctctttctttgaaattctgactaaacatttcattgtataatttaattattaatattgttagtctgtctgtatgtgtatatatgtaaaattcaataaaaatattgtttaaaaggATGAAGAAGGATGTAAATGCAACATGTAGTCAGATTACAATAAGATAAACTGAGTAGCAGGGAAGAAATGTCTTTATCTATAAATGttgtgcagcagcagagcagcatgaTGATTAAAGTGCAGTGATGTCCCACAGGGGAATATTTTAATAGTGCATCACGTGATtgcagcaccatggacagaaaacacaaaacaaaagaatgCCTTTTACATTATTAGGATATcaagaaaacagcaaaaaaaaaaaaaaaaaaaagtctgacctTCTTTAGACTTTTTCTTCCTCCCCAGGGTTCCTCCTAATTTCCCGAGGAAAGATTCGTCCTTCTTCATCTTTGCAGACTGAGCTGATGTGTTGGcagacatctctctctctctctctctgtgtgatgatgatgatgatgatgatgatgatgggttTGTGGTTTGtgggtttctctctctgttaataataataatgatccaaaAGAGAGCAGGAAtcccagacagacaggcagacaggcagcagactgaaagaagcagcagcagccggtcGGGCATCAACACAACCGAATGAGTCACATGTGATCAGCAGCTTCATCTGCTTCATTGTTGACTGTCGGTTCATCCCACAGCGCCTCCAGCTGCAGGACGAGGAACAGGGTTATAAAAAGACCTGCTGTTAGACTGTCATGTTAGACTGGTCTAATAAAGCCTGTCTGTTGGATAAATAGTAAGACTTAGTTTGAGGTAGTAAAGttatccacctctcctcctggcTAAGCCTGAGGTGAGAGCtgtgttgctatggcaacaatcAGTTAGAAGGTCaattaaataagataagatgaacctttattaatccatacaaacattataaaaacaataatagagatataaaagatacagagtgaatgggtgaacatagtgtgtacagtctgtaaataaataaatgtagtgtgtacatatgtgcagtctataaagtggtgtataggatgtatagtgtaaagtaaattcagtggttcccaaacttgtTCACCTCTAATCTGACGTGAATTTATAACAGAGcattagggccatattgaggaaaaataaataaatctgagatttcgagaataaagtcataggtttacaagaaagaacttgtagtattatgagaataaagtagtaattttatgtgttattttagaggagCAGCGACTCTTTATCCATTAACTACTTTTAACTAACTATTTAAACTGTTTATCAATTCCTTTCAGCTAATTTTGagctatttcaactgtttatccgttacttttagctaactgttAGTTAACTATTTAAACTGTTTATCCATATTTTGGGGGGATTTTTGTACCATATTCTTGAATAGTTTATGAACATCTTTAATGGTTCAAACGACTGTTGGATTTATGCTGTTTAccttttttctgttattttctctcACACTGGGTGTGGTCGGGTGTGGTCATGGGTGTGGTCCAGGTGTGGTATTGCATCCAGcattttttctcctctgtgaagggtcttatttcacccataatgcattgcgcAAAAGTCAGGTCAGTCTTCAGGTCAGGTACTCATAgggaagctttatgcaacaggtacatttatatttatttaagacaaaagaataggtctatttttatgcaactggccccAGGTCTTGAGAATAGACACTATCATCCTaaaccaaaataataatttcatttatttaatgttaaatatgacaataaataaatacatcattatATAGTGGAGAGAAACTGATctcaatatatttttcattgctTTTCTAGACCATAAAATGCAGTTGAAAATCCTCCAAAAGCTTGTAAGTGCACCTCTGAGCTTAGATTCTCttaatatataaagtatatataagtATTGTGATTATTCATGTGAAAGTAGCAGCACTACACTATACAATACttaattacaagtaaaagtccaacattcaaaattttacttgaataacaatacagaagtatcatcagcaaaatgtacattaatgtACAGTATCAAAAGTtaagtattcattatgcagaatggtgtCTGTCAGTGTTATAGTACTATAAGTTTGAATCATTATTAAGACAGAAGTTTGTAACAAGATCAACAAAAAAGTTATTCAAGATTCACTATTTGATAATCATGTATAAACATTTGgagttaaataaaaacaaaaatgaaatatttgatACTATATTATTTACTATCATAAAATGACCAACAGGGGTAACAACAAATacatgagaaaatgttaactttTCACAAAATAGATTTGAGATAAATTCACACAGGAATAAGAGTTTGATTTGTCGATGGGGTGAAAAATCTCACCATAATGTATAACACAGACCTGTATTTGTCCAGACATTACTGATGTAAAGAAACAGATTAATAACTTAATAACTGAGTTGTTAATCAATGCATCAAAAGCACAATTTGAAAATCAACCTTGAGGTTCACAATATTtcgattaattaaaaaaaaccagTTTATTTTAAAGCACAGTGTGAATGATAAAAGGTGCGTTTGGACAATAAAACAttgcaaaaaaatacaaaattgtaTCAAGACTTTTGATTGACGTGCTTCAACTGATTTCTtcaaaaaacagcagcaggatcGGCTTCAGTGCTCTTCACTTCCTCCAGTTTCTGGTGCTGTTTTTAGGAGACAGAGTTTCCTGTTAATATATTTAGTACAGGTCATTTtaagctctgtggatgttgcattatgggtaatgtTGCTATGTAATGTTGCTTTGTGAGGCTGCACCTGTGTTCTGCAGTAGCTTCCAGTCCGCCTGCAGTCTGTGTCTCAGTCTCTCCAGCGCCTCCACGTCCTCCGGTAGAGGAGCATGAATCTGTCCTAGAGCGGGGGCAGCGTCCCCGAGGAGAGACGAGGCTGTGGGGCCGACACACGACCTCTCACCTTCCTGAAATTACAAAATTACTCACCACTTAAGTAGAACAACCTGCCATCTAAACGTCCCCGAAAATGAAGCCAAAGATGAACACTtatacttcttcttctccgtcTTACCTGCATAAGCACCAGTGTGTGTCCCTGTGCGAGGCCCTGCAGCAGGCTTGTTAGTTGTTGCCACACACCGTCACACAGCCCGCTATCCGGCGTCCGAACCAACAGAACCAGACTGGGGTCGTACTCGTATCCCAGAGGCAGAAGGAGGCCCAACACAGCTTGTGTGAACCCCGACACGTCACTGCAGCCCTGTGGacgaacaaacacacacacaaacactcggGATGTGCTCACAAATCTGtcatctaacacacacacacatcacctgCACATAAAATACTCATGCACAGAGGGGCATAATCATCTACTATTCTACTATTGTAATACACACTACGGTACCTTCTTCAGACACACAGGGATGTGATATTTGCACGTCGGTTCCTCTGACTCCTTGTTGCTGAACTGCACCAGGAGTGTTTTCCTAAAGATGGAAAGATTTGTTGTTCATCTTACTGGTGCagacaaaaatgtgtgtttttgtcatttgcCCATGGGGGGACAAGTTTTTATCACAAAGTCTAATTCAGGGACACACAAATGATATTTACCCGTCCTCTGTGACTTGACTCGGGACCACCGCGTCTCCAACACACATGACCAAAACCCTGCATGACGAGAAAGTGGTGGCAGATCTTGATACTTCAGTTCATCGCCccctgtttacagtctttaaactaagctaaactaaccatCTCCTGGCTTTAGCCTCATATTTAAAGTAcacacatgagagtggtatcgatctttcATCTCACTCTCGGCAAGTTACCAAGCAAAGTAAAAATgtagaactattcctttaacggTGGATGCAGGAGTCAATCTCTCTCTTATCACTTTTTCTATCTCAGTAATATTAAAACATACAGTCACTGTCCATACGGATTAGATGCACATTGCCATACCGGTTGCTGAGAGCCGTTGCAGCATGCTGGACAACACACATCATCGCCATGGAGACGTCAGGAACCAGCGCCAAGCCATTGCAGATCTGAGAGGCGGTAATTAAATATAATGACATCAGCTTACATGTAGGCAGGTCAGAAAAGCAGATCATATCACAGCACTCGAAAACAGAagacacaaataataataataatatccagACTGTACCTCATTCTTCTCCATCTTCTCTACGAGGGCAATAAGACTGGAGAGAGTTGTGAGAGTTGCATCGCTGTCGTCTGCATCTTTGAGGAAATTCTCCCTAATTgtgggaaaaacaacaacacattttttttataattataaatattctTTTGAATTCAGCTCCTCCTCTGATAAACTCTTCCTGTGTCGAtaataagaaataaagtctgtgacAATGAATGATGTTAATTACCAGTCAAAGCTCCATACCTGAGTTTGTTGACTGTGACTGGATCCTCTGATGAGCTGAAGCGTTGACATCCATCCGGAGTGGCCGCACCATCAGGGAGGACTAAAGCAGTGCGAACAGGAGGAGTGACACGTATCGGAGGCTCTGGCCACACCTTTTCCTCTGcacttttctcctcttctcctttctccagcctttcttcatcttcttcttcttcttctgctaaTTTGACGCGCTTTGTGCTGACATCCGAGGAGGGCAGCTCAGCTGGAGGAAGGAGTAATGGGAGTATTTTATGAATATAAAAGTCATCTCTGATTGATGCTAGAGGTTACATTAGCCGTTACCAGCATAACACGCCTGAATCTCAGACCGAACTGTCAGTGGtggagttgcattgtgggtaatgtaggcggtGGAGTTCTCTTTTAAGGAATAATGTGGATGTTATATACCTGCATGTTTGAGGCAGGACCAGTACGGCCTGTGAGCTGACCGGACACAGTGAAGGGTCTCAAGTGcactgaaaaagagaaaaataaagtcactaCGGTTATTAAACACACGCACAATATTTAACCAACGGTGAGACCGACCTTGTACAGGGACCGTCCAGGTTTGCAGGTCGAGGCACAGGATCTCCGAGCAAAGTTTGAACAGTTTGACACACAGACTGGGAGAGGGAAGTCAAGTTGTATCCTCCCTGGAAAACAATATGCACACAGGAAAACCTTTTACAACCAAACGTTCCTCCATCACGATGGCAGCaacatgtatgtttgtgtttgtatatcTGTGGTCTGACCtccagcacagcacacagtttCCCTCCTGCGAGGTTCATCAGGAGGTGAGTGAGGTGGGCAAAGACGTCGGGGCTGGCGCACATTTCACCCTGAAAGTAAAGACTGAAGTCAGGTTACCGTGTCATGTCCCAATGATGGCAAACAGACTGAACACGGTTACAGTACTCAGACGCCATGAGATAAAAGAGCAACAGGACACAAGTGCAAGGGTGCATGCACTCAGTGTGGGcgctttattaggtacacctgtaaaatgtaatgaaatccAATACAACTCTTCTGCCATAAAGTCTACTTTTATGATGCAATTTTATGTGTTAGCATTGAGGTCATAGATAGTGATGATGTTGCTGGACTGAACTGAATCGTGTCTGCAGTCCGGGGTGGGGGTGGAGACGAGGTAGACAACGCTGGTTAGGGGTTAGAGgtcttgtgtttttccttcataTGTTGGCTAGAACATTTTGTAGGTGAAGTTATACAAGTAATAGTATTATTTTCAGTATTATTGTTGTCATGATTATTATCACCGcttttcatttatcattattatttgtatttatttatttatttatttattttattattcagtatttattcattttccttttttatgtatttatttttgaagaGTGTTTTGATATTCTGTTTGTTTATATAGAAAAGAAGCGATGATACTATGTTTTGCTATTTTGGAAAAATGAcgcttcacaataaaaacatttgaaacaacGTTTTACTGGACtgcattatatacagtacatataatatataatgcagTCTAGTAGTGCAACACCACCGCTAACTATTACCTCAGTCAGTAATAAACATATAATTTCATTTACACATTTCCAACAATGTcaccaaaaactgaacattataaaccTTGTAAAGTAGAATGTATGGCACAGCTGTTGCAATAGATTGtgcaggtgtacctaataaagcggccacaaaaaaaaggatataTAGAAAAATCTACAGCAATTGTATTTCAAGCTATTTATATTCAGTACCTCAGGGTCACCGATGGCTGAGTCAAAGCCTGCACACACCAGGACCAAGTCTGGGTTAAACTGTGAAAAAGAATCACATTAATTAATCATATATTGACAGAAATCATTTACAACACATCAGTGTCTGTTAGCAAGATGTGAATTTACCAAAACGCCTTACCTCGTATGCGACCGGCAGGAGGACGTGACAGAAGACTGAAAGATAGTCACTGTTCTTCATTCCTACCTGAAAAGATTAAAcattcatatacacacacattaacgtGTGCACACATCCATCAAAGTTTTACATCatgaatgcaaaaaaatacaggaaCATTTTCTGGCTTCATCTTAAAGCTGCTTGTTTGTTCAATTGTATAAACTGCATATTTTACCTGGTGGTCAGattaagaaagcaaataaaaacaccACTTTGGGCTCTGTGACCTTATGATGAGAATTTATCCTAATTTGATGATTTAATACTAGGGCTgacaatcgattgaaatattcgattaaaagattaattaatcacacatttcttatcagttcaaaatgtaccttaaagggagatttgtcaagtatttaatactcttatcaacatgggagtggacaaatatgctgctttgtgcaaatgtatgtatatatttattattggaaatcatttaacaacacaaaacaatgacagatatagtccagaaaccctcacaggtactgcatttagcataaaacaatatgctcaaatcataacatggcaaactgcagcccaacaggcaacaacagctgtcagtgtgtcagtgtgctgacttgactatgacttgccccaaactgcatgtgattatcataaagtgggcatgtctgtaaagaggagactcgtgggtacccatagaacccatttacattcactgatctggaggtcagaggtcaagggacccctttgaaaatggacatgccagtttttcctcgcaaaatttagagcaagtttgatagtatcttcactctaacctTGAAAATCGCAAGcaagcaacatttttaaaagaagcAAATTCAAAAATGATTTATAATAACTTCCAAGTGTTTCTGTAGTTACTTACTTTGTTCCACGGTACATTTATATTGAATCCTGCCCCTTTCTCTTTGCCGACGCTGTCGTAGTCTGATTCTCTAAGTTGAGGCCAGAATTTCTGATGCTCGTAGCGATGCCATGAGAAGTAGAGCACGCTGGGAATTAAAAAATGTAGTATGCAGAATGTATTATGTCAGAAGAAAACATCCGTGTAAACAAGTTAACAAGTCAGTTAGAACAAGACTCACCTTGGATCATCTTCAAAACAGTACTGCACCCCTTGACCGTGATGTATATCCCAGTCAACTATCAACACcctgaaaatatataaataagtaaatacatatATTGTGGCAGAACTAACAACAGCAGGTCTCGCAAGAATGAACAAAACAATCTAAAGTTACCTTTTGACCCCGTGTTTTTGCTTGGCATATTGAGCTGCTATGGCCACGTTATTGAACACACAGAATCCGTTGGCAGCGCTGCGCAAACTGTGGTGTCCTGGTGGTCTGTCAACAACAGAGAAGTGATGTCAGGACTTTATGCAGTAATTTATAAATCATTTAGCCTATACAGAGAAGAAAAACCTTAGACATCAGTTAAACTTACAAACAAATGcttataatgatataaaaagaAGCCAATTTAAGAATTTGCTGTAAACAAATATTTGGTATTTATGTAGGAGTTGCCGAAATGCTATTTTAGTTCCACAAATCCCAAATTCATCCCTAAAAGTTTATCTACATCAAAATCCTCATATAGTTGGGACCAGCCCTCAAAGTTTTATATGACAAATTAACTTTTTTAGCCTGTTATATTGTTCAGTTGTGAACGCTTAGACAAAAACTCAACTTTTGTAACCACGCCTTAAACAAAGACACCAgaagcaaaaacacattttctgcctCGCCTCTGTTTGCAGTTCTGCAAAACACTTCTCACTGTTTCTTACATTAGACACATGTTCAAGAATTAAATCTATTGCAATCATTGGGAAAGTCTGTCTGAGCCTTAGCACTACAAATAGACCACAGGAAAGCTCACCTATTTTGTGAGAACTTTATATCAGAATGTTTTACTCAgactgttttttcagacttttttttcagactttttttcagactttttcctgactttatttttcagactttttttcgaacattttt encodes the following:
- the hdac10 gene encoding polyamine deacetylase HDAC10 isoform X2, giving the protein MEKMKMGTALIYNEEMTKYKLLWVDPVCKIEVPERLTVSHEALIKTGLAGRCVSVPVREATDADILLVHSEEYLEAVKKTPYMTLEDLKEFTLLYGDVYFHPNIYHCAKLAAGAALQLVDSVMTGKVRNGMALVRPPGHHSLRSAANGFCVFNNVAIAAQYAKQKHGVKRVLIVDWDIHHGQGVQYCFEDDPSVLYFSWHRYEHQKFWPQLRESDYDSVGKEKGAGFNINVPWNKVGMKNSDYLSVFCHVLLPVAYEFNPDLVLVCAGFDSAIGDPEGEMCASPDVFAHLTHLLMNLAGGKLCAVLEGGYNLTSLSQSVCQTVQTLLGDPVPRPANLDGPCTSALETLHCVRSAHRPYWSCLKHAAELPSSDVSTKRVKLAEEEEEDEERLEKGEEEKSAEEKVWPEPPIRVTPPVRTALVLPDGAATPDGCQRFSSSEDPVTVNKLRENFLKDADDSDATLTTLSSLIALVEKMEKNEICNGLALVPDVSMAMMCVVQHAATALSNRVLVMCVGDAVVPSQVTEDGKTLLVQFSNKESEEPTCKYHIPVCLKKGCSDVSGFTQAVLGLLLPLGYEYDPSLVLLVRTPDSGLCDGVWQQLTSLLQGLAQGHTLVLMQEGERSCVGPTASSLLGDAAPALGQIHAPLPEDVEALERLRHRLQADWKLLQNTGNSVS
- the hdac10 gene encoding polyamine deacetylase HDAC10 isoform X1 encodes the protein MEKMKMGTALIYNEEMTKYKLLWVDPVCKIEVPERLTVSHEALIKTGLAGRCVSVPVREATDADILLVHSEEYLEAVKKTPYMTLEDLKEFTLLYGDVYFHPNIYHCAKLAAGAALQLVDSVMTGKVRNGMALVRPPGHHSLRSAANGFCVFNNVAIAAQYAKQKHGVKRVLIVDWDIHHGQGVQYCFEDDPSVLYFSWHRYEHQKFWPQLRESDYDSVGKEKGAGFNINVPWNKVGMKNSDYLSVFCHVLLPVAYEFNPDLVLVCAGFDSAIGDPEGEMCASPDVFAHLTHLLMNLAGGKLCAVLEGGYNLTSLSQSVCQTVQTLLGDPVPRPANLDGPCTSALETLHCVRSAHRPYWSCLKHAAELPSSDVSTKRVKLAEEEEEDEERLEKGEEEKSAEEKVWPEPPIRVTPPVRTALVLPDGAATPDGCQRFSSSEDPVTVNKLRENFLKDADDSDATLTTLSSLIALVEKMEKNEICNGLALVPDVSMAMMCVVQHAATALSNRVLVMCVGDAVVPSQVTEDGKTLLVQFSNKESEEPTCKYHIPVCLKKGCSDVSGFTQAVLGLLLPLGYEYDPSLVLLVRTPDSGLCDGVWQQLTSLLQGLAQGHTLVLMQEGERSCVGPTASSLLGDAAPALGQIHAPLPEDVEALERLRHRLQADWKLLQNTAPETGGSEEH